The Prodigiosinella aquatilis region ATACCCAAGGTATGGCCGGATATCCAACCTTACTGGCTGGATCAGGCAGGTTGCAACCTCCCGGTCAAACCAGATACCAGCCAGTATACGCCGTCCAATCCGCCCAAAGCCTGAGTCTGAAATGACCATCAGGGAAGTCGTTGTCCTACATGCGCTTCCCTGAGTTATCTATCTCAACCGGTGTCAGTCGGGACACCAAGGATTGTACTTTCATGTTATTGCTGTCCTTTGTTTATTCAGCGATCTACCAGTTTGGCGATAACTTTGCCTTTCTGGTTCTGTCAGCTCTTGGGCTGGCGGTGATCTTCGGCATGATGGGCGTTATTAATCTGGCCCATGGTGAATTCATCATGTGCGGAGCTTACGTGACCATCACGCTGAACAAATCCGGGCTACCACTCCCGCTCGCCATGCTGGTCGGCGCCCTGGTATCGGCTTTTGCCGGTGGTGTCATCGAACGGCTAGTGGTTCGTCATCTGTATGATCGCCTGTATGACTCTGTGGTAGCCACCTGGGCGATTAGCCTGATTGTGCAGCAAAGCATGTTGCTGTTGGCGGGGCCCTCACTGGAAGGACTTTCCACGCCGTTTGGTTCATTCACACTGGGTGACTACTCGTTTTCCACCTACCGGGCCTTACTGCCGCTGTTTGCCATCGCGGTGCTCCTGCTGCTGTACTGGCTGTTTTTCCATACCAATTACGGCGTCTGCGCCAGAGCCACAATACAAAATGCCCGCATGGCCTCTTGTCTTGGACTGGAAACCGACCGTATCTATACCCAGACATTCGCACTGGGTGCCGGGATGGCCGGGTTGGCGGGGGCTATTTATGCCCCGACGATGACGGCTGTTCCCACGATGGGCAATGCGTTCATCATACAAGCTTTCGTTTCAGTCGTCGTAGGCGGTGCCAATGTGCTGATTGGCACCATTCCTGCTGCCATGACGCTTAGCACTATCCAGACCGGTCTGAATGCCTGGTATGGACAACTGGCCGGTCAAATCGGCCTGCTGATTACGGCCATGTTGGTTATCCGCCTGTTGCCAAACGGTGTCGGTAGCCTGTTTACCCGCAATCGTTAGGAGCTGCCTGTGACCATAAACTCTCTCAACCTCACCATGACAGAACGACAGAAACACCCGCGTATACCATGGAATGGTCTGATATTTCTGGTATCGGCAGTACTGTTGCCACTGATTCTAGACAGCGGATTCATTAACAACCTGGCCTACTTTCTGCTCTGGGCTTTCTGCGCTATAGGATTGGCCGCCATGTGGGGGCAGGCCGGGATTCTCTCATTTGGCCAGACAGCCTTTTTCGGGCTGGCCGGATATACCTATGGTGTTCTAACACTGAACTTCGGTGATGGCGTTTTTTCTACCTGGTCCGGCTTCGTACTGGCATTAGTGATGGCTGGCGCAGTCGCTGCCGCCCTCGGTTACATGATGTTCTATGGTGGTGTGACTGGCATCTTCGTAGGGATTGTCACGCTGTCGTTCACACTGGTGCTGGAAATGTTTATGTCGCAAACCGCCGGTCCACAATGGGCTATCGGCAGCGCACGCCTGAACGGCTTCAATGGTATGTCTGGCATGCCGCCGCTGGAGCTGCCGGGAGGGATTACGCTGGAGGACAACGCTTTCTATTACCTGATTGTGTTGCTGCTGACAGTGGTTTACTTCGGCATGCAGCGTCTGTTACGCAGCGATG contains the following coding sequences:
- a CDS encoding branched-chain amino acid ABC transporter permease, with product MLLLSFVYSAIYQFGDNFAFLVLSALGLAVIFGMMGVINLAHGEFIMCGAYVTITLNKSGLPLPLAMLVGALVSAFAGGVIERLVVRHLYDRLYDSVVATWAISLIVQQSMLLLAGPSLEGLSTPFGSFTLGDYSFSTYRALLPLFAIAVLLLLYWLFFHTNYGVCARATIQNARMASCLGLETDRIYTQTFALGAGMAGLAGAIYAPTMTAVPTMGNAFIIQAFVSVVVGGANVLIGTIPAAMTLSTIQTGLNAWYGQLAGQIGLLITAMLVIRLLPNGVGSLFTRNR
- a CDS encoding ABC transporter permease; the encoded protein is MTINSLNLTMTERQKHPRIPWNGLIFLVSAVLLPLILDSGFINNLAYFLLWAFCAIGLAAMWGQAGILSFGQTAFFGLAGYTYGVLTLNFGDGVFSTWSGFVLALVMAGAVAAALGYMMFYGGVTGIFVGIVTLSFTLVLEMFMSQTAGPQWAIGSARLNGFNGMSGMPPLELPGGITLEDNAFYYLIVLLLTVVYFGMQRLLRSDAGLTLAAIRENPRRAEMLGIDIRRYQLLIFTIGGVLSGLSGVLYTLWGSYITPSSMGLSAAAMPVIWVATAGRKSLLSTVIITALLVWLSQWLAVYGSEYAMILLGVILLFVILIAPEGILAWLMHRIRRLFAASRHKRTSS